TTTCGCCGGATTGGCGTGCGTGCGTTTCAACTATGGCTATGGGATGCTAGTGTAAGGGAATCAGGCAGAGATCAATACCGGCCAACCCGCTTCCGGTAAAACGTCACGCGTGGGCCGGACCTGCGTGCAATTCCAACCCCAGGGCACCCATTACTTTGAGAATAGTGTCGAAGCTAGGGCCACGGTCGCCCGATAATGCCTTGTACAAACTTTCGCGTGAGAGGCCCGTATCCCGGGCCACCTGTGTCATGCCTTTGGCGCGGGCAATGTCACCAAGCGCTTTGGCAATAAATGCGGCATCACCATGGGCTTCCTCTAAACTGGCTTCAAGATAAGCGGCCATTTCCTCGGGATTGCGGAGGTGTTCGGCTACGTCATAACGGCTGGTTTTCGTTTTGCTCATATTGCCCTCTATAGATTCTGTGCAAGATGCAATGCGGTTTTAATGTCTGTAGGTTGTGTTCGCTTGTCTCCACCAGCCAGAAGGATAATTACAGCATGGCCCTGTTGTTTAAAGTAAACTCGATAACCTGGTCCATAATCAATTCTCAGTTCAGAAACGCCCGCCCCAACTGGTTTTGCATTTCCCGCATTTCCTGTTGCCAGACGCTCTATTCTTACGAGGATGCGAGCTCTGGCACGAATGTCGCGTAAGGCATCCATCCAACGGGTGAAAACTTCTGTTTTACGTATTTCAATTCTGCTCATGATGGTAGCCTCAAGGATACATGTTGTCAACTCTCTGTATTGTCAATTTTACAATATCGGTCACCTCAATCCTCTCCCGCTCCTCCTTCGCCAAGGCTACGGCGGACAAAAATGGGAGAGGAAGCAGATCAGGAGTCTTCCTCAATGGGCGTATTGGGCTTCTCCCTGGCATAAACCCAGATCATGAAACGAATCCCCACAAGTACCCCGTAAAACCCCAGCACCACCCAAAGCGGGATGTGCAGAGCCTTCATGTAGCCATAGGGAATGGATGCAAACCATCTGGCGGATTCGGTCATTAGGACGATCAATGCCAAGTTGGCGTGATTGAAAAGATCGGCAAAGAATAGCGCGAAGGAACCCAGTGTGAGTGACAACACCCCAGTGATGATGACGAGGGAGGAGAGGGGGACGACGAGCAAGTTGGCGGGGAGTCCGATGGGGGAGAAATTTCCGAAAAAAAGGATGGTGAGTGGCATGGTCACCAGCCAGGCTGCCAGGGAGACGGAAAGGAGGTCGCTGAAGTGATGCCACAGGGCGCGGAGGTTGGTTTGCCAGGGTGGATCGGGTTCAAGTTTCAGTGAGTCCTTGGCG
This is a stretch of genomic DNA from bacterium. It encodes these proteins:
- a CDS encoding addiction module antidote protein, with the translated sequence MSKTKTSRYDVAEHLRNPEEMAAYLEASLEEAHGDAAFIAKALGDIARAKGMTQVARDTGLSRESLYKALSGDRGPSFDTILKVMGALGLELHAGPAHA
- a CDS encoding type II toxin-antitoxin system RelE/ParE family toxin, whose translation is MSRIEIRKTEVFTRWMDALRDIRARARILVRIERLATGNAGNAKPVGAGVSELRIDYGPGYRVYFKQQGHAVIILLAGGDKRTQPTDIKTALHLAQNL
- a CDS encoding ComEC/Rec2 family competence protein, yielding MIIYLGVVITILAACGLPRTRWVPFMAPLLILYTVMTGLQPSAVRACIMAIVYWLAPLLGRKPDIFTTLAASAIIILAMQPEDLTNIGFILSYTAVLGLVLYCPVFSGWLKTFFAKDSLKLEPDPPWQTNLRALWHHFSDLLSVSLAAWLVTMPLTILFFGNFSPIGLPANLLVVPLSSLVIITGVLSLTLGSFALFFADLFNHANLALIVLMTESARWFASIPYGYMKALHIPLWVVLGFYGVLVGIRFMIWVYAREKPNTPIEEDS